AGGATTTATCCGAATTGGCGAAGCAATCTCCATTAGAAACTCGATAATAAATGTAAAATCTTTACAGGATAGTATTACTAAGATATCCTGTTTTGGCGCGAGCGTTTCGCTCGTAACCATTCCAATTTGATAAGCGATCTCATACTTTGTTTTCACGAGCGTGACGCTCGCGCTCGCGGGGGACTGCAATCGTGATTCAAGAAACACTTTGATGATTGGTAAAAAAAATGTTTTTAAAACATTTACGGTAAAAGTCGGGAGACTTTTGACAGATTTACATTTTTTAAGAACATTTAAAAAAAAGCGCAAAGTCATGAGACTCTGCGAAGCAATTGTTATTTAAAGGAACACTTCGGAGAGCGGGGGACCTATTACATAATTGTTAAGTTTTGTTGTATTATTACACTGAATAGTAGTTAGTTAAAAATGGTTCTTAATCTCTGAAATTTTACAGCTGGCTGTGAAAGACCCATCAGTTCGTATAGGTGTGAATTGATTTTGATTGTAGGCACGAGCTAGAAGCACGCGCTAGCGGGGGATCATGAATGTACTAGATTGCAAATTTTTGTTGTTTTTCAAATAATTCCATTCCTGGAACATCAGAATATCTTTCATTTAATCTACTTCTTAAACCAAATAATCTTTTTTCAGCTGAATCTACAATTTGGGAAAAAAGACAAATTTGAACTTTACCCATTTCTACTTGATTTGCATTTACAACTTTTTGAATAGGCTGTATTTTATTATCAAAACTATCTCCAACAACAAAAGCATTAATATATGGATTTTCTATTAACGTTCCACAATTCATAAACTCTTCAACATAATCTACAGCCTGATTTCTTTCATTTTTTGATAATTTGAAACCACCTTTTTTCAACTCAATAATTAAAATTTTGTTGATTGATGATAATCCATTTTCATTATCAAATGCAACTGTTCCTGTTATTGAAAAAGTAGAGTTTGACATTACAACAATATCAGGTCTTTTTTTATGGTTATTAAATACGTTTTTGTCAATTTTTTTTCCAAAAACTTTTTCAATAGAAGTTTGTAATTGACTGTTTGAAGAATATTCTGGAGAATCAAATTCTGGTCCAAAAATCCAACGTGCACTCGCCACTAAAGGATGAAGTACATGTAATTCGTCCACAGTATTGTCATTTGATAATTTTCTAATAGCTTCAATCACAGTTATTCTTTTATCTATTTCATCTAAAACAGTTAAAGCATCTTTTATACTCCAATTGTCTAAAATTTTATTTAAACCTATAATATCTTCTGAAGTTAGCAATGAAAGTTTTTGTAATAATTGTGTTCCACTTCTAGTTTTTTCTAAACTAATTACTGTTTCAACCGCTAATGCAATTGATTCTTGTCTCGCAGTTGGATTTGATATTGAAATATTTTGAATTACTTCATTAAATTCATATTTTGCTAAAGGACTCAGTTCATTATATTCTTTTATATAATCTTGTTTTATTTGTTTTGTTGTTTCTTCAATATTTTCTTGGGCTATTTTAGAAAACATTGATTGAATACAAATGTCAATTTTTTCAAACAATATATCTAAAATGTCATTTCTTTTGAAACCTGTCCAATCTTCTAATATAAAATCTCCTAGATCATCAGATTGAATAACAACAGAATATCTTTTTGCAAGTTTGGTTCTCCCATCTAAAACCATATATTTTCCTATAATCCAAGATGGTTCACCAACTAATCTTCCTCCTTGCCAAAAAGCGATGCCTTGATAAAGAGTTGATTTTCTTGCTTTTTTAGAATCAATTAAATGTACGTTTAATGAAATATTTTTAACTTTAATAGTTTCTGTGAAAATTAAGCCACTATGATCTTCGAGTTCGATTGTTTTTCTATTTATAGAAACAATAAATTTTGGATCATGAAGAAATCTTGCTGATATAATTTCTAATATATTTTCAGCTTTAGGTAAGTTTTTTTCAACTATTACTTCTAATCTTGTTCCGTGTTTTTTGGTCTTTATAAAGTTTTCTTCTTTAATAAGAAAAGGTTCGCTTTCACTTTTTGTCGTAACTATGAAATTTGATTCTACACCATTTTTAGATGTTATTACATTGTATTCATTATTAAAACAAAGCATTCCATGTCTGCCAACACCATTTCTTCCATATGCAAATCTTTGAAGATTTATATCTTTTGGAAATTCTACTTTTTTACCTTGATGTTTTAGTCTATTATAACCTAACTTCATCCATCTTGAATAAAATTCGTCTTTAGTAAGTCCAATCCCATTGTCTTCAATAACAATTTTTTGACCTTTCCCTTCAGGAATAAAAATTTCAACTTCGGTTGCACCTGCATCCCATGCGTTAGCTACAATTTCAGTTAAAGCAATTTCAGCAGAACTCCCTAGATTTCCTAATGTTCTTATTAGATAATCTTCCTCAAAAAGTGAACCTTGGATATATTCTTTTTTGCTATTCATTTGGTCTTATTTCTACGATTTTTTGTATCATGTTGCACAAAGTTCTGACTTTATACTTTGTAAATTACTAAAATAGTAATAAATTCCTCAAAGGAAAGAAGAAGTTATTATTTGAACTGTTTGAAATCTAATCTTTTAAAATTGATTTTACTTTTTGTATGGGCATTTTGTAACACATCTATTGTATTATCTATATATCTTCTAGGACTTCCAGAGACACTACAATAAAATGATTTGATATGAGTTATGATGTTTTCAAGTTTTTCCTCATCTTTTAAGTTATCATAATCTCTTTGAGTTAATATAAACCAATCAAGGTTAATATGCATAATTTTTCCAGATTTAAGACTTATTTTATCTTCGAAAATTAAATTCTGTACGAGTATTGAATGGTCGGCCGACGACTTATTAATATACAGATAATCATTGATTGAGGAATGAGCAACGACGCCCAAATAATTTACATCTTCTTCAATTAAATACGCATCGATTATTGGTTGTCCAAAATAAATTTGTTCAGTTTTATTTAAACTAATTTCTCCGTGTGCAAAACCACCCTTCATAGCAATTTTATGCCGAATAGAGTTTGCAAATATCCCTCTGAGTGCTACTAAAAAATACTCAAAATTTTCAAAAGAATCGTTTTTTGAGAAAATTACTATTGAATCTGAAAAGCTCACGACATATACATCTGCATCATAAAACCGCTCACTGTTTTTAAGTGAAAGTCTATTTTCAACTGTCTCTTTGAGTTTTGAAATTTTAGAAAGTTCCTCATAGATTTCAGCATGAGATTTTCTCATAACTTTGTCTTTGAAGCCTAATATATCAAGAAAAGCAACGAATCTTGGATCGGTCGTTTTCCACTTATTAGGTGTATTTATTATTATTTTTTCGGGCATTTTAAATAATTTCTGATAACTAGTTTATAATTGTTATAATCTACCCAAATTTAGGTGTATATGCAAAGGTTTATTTACTATTATTCTTTTTTCAAAAATATACAAATTTAATTACAAATTCATCAGTAGACAATAAATAACGTGGCATAAGTAATCTGAAAAATAAAATATAAAAAAGTGCCATAAAACCTAAGTCTTACAGCACTTTCACCCCAAATTAAATAACTAAACCTATTCTTTTATAACATCACCTTCTTTAATTTCTTCGCTGGCAATTTTTACCAATTTATCATTCAGATTCAAATCACCGAATATTTCGATTTTATTCTCGATTTCTCTTCCTTTTTTAACTTCAACTCGGGTTGCTTTATGGTTCACGACTTTAATAACAAAAGTGCCTTCGGCAGATTCTACCAACGCTGTTTTTGTGATTACATAAGTGCTGTCTTTCGCGTTAAGCGGTAAAATCACTTCGGCAACCATTCCAGGCAATAAATTTCCTTTAGTGTTGTGAACATCCATTTCTACACGTTCCGAACGCAGTTTCAAATCCAAAGCACCAGACATTCTCTGAATCGTAGCTTTGAAAGTATCAGGCAATGATTTTACATTAAAACTCATTTCGTCCCCTTTGTGTAAATACCCCGTGTACAGCTCTGGAATAGAAACCGCCAAACGCAATTTATCCTGTTGCTGAATCGTAACTAAAGGTGCACTAGATGTTGGGCCAACAAACGTTCCTAAATTGACATTTCGAGCCGCAACAACGCCATCAAAAGGAGCGCGAATCTCCAAATATCCTCTCATAATCGAAACTTCTTTGTGCGCTGCAATTGCCGCTTGGTATTGAGCATAATCAGAGTTTTTCTTTCCGCTTGCCATTTCCAAATCGTTTTTAGAAATCGTTCCTTCTACTTTGCTCGTTTCGTACAAACGGTTGTAGGTACTTTTGCTAGTTTGATAAATCGCTTCCATCGATTTTAATCTCGATTCGGCAGCAGCCAATTGTGAACTTATCTCGGGAGCTTCCAAAACAATCAAAAGTTGTCCTTTTTTTACTTCGGTTCCAATATCAACTTTTAAAACTTTGACAAAACTGCTTACTTTGGCATATAAATCCACTTGTTGAAAACCAGTTAATTCAGCTGGCAAACGCAATTCGGTCGTTAGTTTTTCTTTGGCTAAAAGAAAAGTCTCTGTTTTAGGTTCAAGTTCCGCCGTAGGTGCTTCTTCCTTTTTAGAATTACAGCTATTTAGAAATAGCAAGGCTGCAAATAATAGCGCGGTCGATTGTATAATTTTATTATTTTTCATTTTTTGGATTTAATGATGAGATATAATGGATGCTTTCTTCGTCTTCTGGATCTAAAGAAACAGATTGTGTTGTGGTATGTTCTTGTGCCCAAGCAAAAATCAGAGGCAAGATTAACAACACCGCAAAAGTCGAGAATAATAATCCCCCGATTACTGCTCTTCCTAATGGTGAAACCTGATCGCCGCCTTCTCCGTGACCAATTGCCATTGGTAACATTCCCGCAATCATCGCAACCGAAGTCATGATAATCGGACGAAGACGTAAGGCTGCTGCTTCACGAGCTGATTCTAATGCGTTGCCATTTATTTTTCGTAATTGCTCGGCATTGGTAACCAATAAAACGGCATTAGCTATCGAAACCCCAACCGACATAATGATTCCCATATACGATTGTAAATTTAAGGTAGAACCTGTAATCGTAAGCATCAATAAAGAACCTAAAACTACTGCTGGAACTGTCGTTAAAATCACTAACGAAACTTTGAATGATTGGAAATTAGCGGCCAACATTAAGAAGATTACAAAGATGGCAACTAACAATCCAACTTGTAAACTGCTTAATGTTTCGCTCAATACAGTACTCATTCCAATAGGCGAAATGAATAACCCCCGCGGTAATTCGCCTAAAGAACTTATCGTCGTTGCTACATCTTTTGTTGCCGTCCCCAAGTCGGTTTCATGGATGTTTGCAGTAACCGTAATGTATGGCATTGCCCCTAAATTATCATTTTCACCACTTACATATCCAGGTGTAATTTTTGCGACATCGCTTAAAACCGGACGAAGTGAATTCTTTAATACCGGAATTTCACCGATATCCGTTTTGCTTTTCATTTGATTCAAAGGCACCTGAACCTGAACATTCACAGATAAACCTGATTTTTCATCAATCCAGGTATTTTTCTCCGTATATCTCGATGATGAGGTTGAAGCAATTAATGAACGCGAAATATCATTCATATCGACACCTAGTTCAGCAGCACGAGTACGGTCAATATCAATATTCATGGCTGGATAATGAATTGGCTGTCCGATCTGAACATCTCTGAAATAAGAGAATTTATTCAGTTTTTCTACAAGCTGATTGGCATACAATTCATTTCGTTTCTTGTCTTTTCCTGCAATTCGAATTTCAATTGGAGTAGGTGAGCCCTGACTCAAAACTTTATCGGTCAATTCAATAGGTTCAAAAGAAATTTTTACATCAGGAAGAATCTTTTTAATTCTCGCTCTAAGGTCATCTTTAAAATCATCCATATTGGCTTCATAATCTTTCAAACTCACCTGAAAAACAGCTTCATGAGAACCTGCCATGAACAAATAAATAGGATTGATAGAGAACAATGACGGATGCGAACCTACATATACAGAAGAAATTCCGATGTGTTCTTTGCCAACCATTTTCTGTAATTCTTTCAATACCAAAATGGCTTTTTCTTCAGTACGTTCGATACGGGTTCCATCAGGAGCGCGCATTCTCAGCTGAAACTGACTTGAATTTACTTTAGGAAAAACATCTTTTCCGATGGTTGTAAGAAAGACTACAGCCAAAAGTGTAATTCCAATTAGATACGTCAGACCTGCTGCTTTTTTGAAAGGAAACAAACGATCTAAGGTTTTCATAAATCGAATTCGGAATCGTTCGAAACCACTTAGTTTTCCATCAGAATTAAAGTCGTCTCTTTCAACCATATGTTTTTTCTGAGTGATTAACTCTTTCTCTGATTCTGGCGTTAATCCACAGTCGTTAAATTCGGCTTCATCATCCGTAATATTCGGTGCGTGTTCGTGTTTTGGATGGTCTTTCATCAACCAGTTTGCCATGACTGGTACAAATGTCTGCGAAAGCAAAAATGAAATGACCATCGAAAACCCAATCGCTAATGCCAAAGGCAAAAACAACGCTCCCGGAATTCCTACCATCGTAAATGCAGGTGCAAATACGGCAAGAATACACAGCAGAATTAATAATTTTGGTAACGCAATTTCTTTACAGGCATCCCAAATAGCGAGTGCCTTGGGTTTTCCCATATCGAGATGCTGGTGAATATTTTCGATCGTTACGGTACTTTCATCCACCAAAATTCCAATTGCCAAAGCCAATCCGCTTAACGACATTAAGTTGATAGTTTGTCCGAATAATTTCAAAAACAATACTCCCGAAATAATTGAAATCGGAATCGTAAGAATTACAATCAAAGCCGCACGTTTGTCTCCAAGGAAAAGTAAAACCATTAAACCAGTCAAAACTGCACCAATAATTCCCTCAGTAATTAAACTTTTAACAGAATTGATTACATAAACCGATTGGTCAAATTCGTATGATAATTTTACATCTTCGGGCAGCGTACTTTGGATTTTAGGAAGTTCAGATTTTAATTTCTGAACTACATCCCAAGTCGAAGCATCTCCCGCTTTGGCAATACTGATATAAACGGAACGTTTTCCGTTTACCAAAGCATATCCATTGGTAACATCGGCACCATCTTTTACAGTAGCAACATCACCTAATTTTAAGTTTTGAACACCACCTTTAAACAACGGAATTTCCTCAAAATCCTTAATATCTCTAATGGTATTGTTAGTAGGAGTAAGATAATTGATATTTCCAATTCTAACATTTCCAGAAGGAGCTGTTTGGTTGTTTACACGAATGGCTTCAACAACTTGGTCTGGTGTCATATTGTGCGAACGCAGTAAATCTGGATTTACGTTAACCTCGACTGTTCTTGGGCTTCCGCCAAAAGGAGCCGGCGATAATAAACCTGGAATTGATGTAAAGGAAGCACGAACATAGACGTTAGCCAAATCTTGTAATTCATTATTAGAACGTATTTTACTGCTCAAAACCAATTGCCCGATTGGCAAAGAAGAAGCATCAAAACGAATGATAAACGGCGGTTGTGTCCCTGGAGGAAATGCCGCCTGAATTCTGTTCGATAAGGCACTTAATTCGGCAGCAGCCTGAGCCATATTTGTGTTTTCGTAATAGGTTAATTTCATAATCATTAACCCTTGAATATTCTTGGTTTCCACCGATTTTATACCATTGGAAAAAGGTAAAATATTCACGTAATTTTTGGCAAAATAAGCCTCCATCTGATCAGGAGTATAACCTCCAAAAGGATGTGCGATGTAGATTACCGGCAAATTCATTTTCGGAAGAATATCTACCTTAATGTCCTTGATGGCGCCAATTCCGAAGAAAAATAAACCCGCAACTAATACTAATATCGAGATGGGTTTGCGGAGTGCAAAACGTATTAAATTCATTAGGATCTATAATTAAAATTCATTTGTAAATAAGTCAAAATTGCCCGTGGCCGCTACTTTTAGCAAATAGGATTGCCACACATTATTGTTGATAATGTCACGATCAATTTCGGCACGGTTCAGCGTAAACATGGTTTGTGTTAAATCGGTCAGATCGGTCAAACCATTTTTGTACAAAGTCGATTTTTGCAGATACGCTTTTTGCGCAGCATTAACCTGAATTGGCGCTTCGGCATAGTTTTCTAACGTGATTTTTATTTTATCATCTGCCAATGCCAGCTGCGATTTTAACTCTCTGTCGGCCTGATTGTATTCTTCTTTCAAAGCTTCCGTAACAAATTTTTGAGCTTTTACTTGTTTACTCATTCTAAAAGGAGTGGTCAGATTCCAGCTGATTCCAATTCCAACCAAATAATTAGAGCGGTCTGGATTTACGCCATCCCAATAATTTCTGCTAAAAGAGTTTTGGTCGATTGCATAACCAGTCTCAAAACCAGAAGCCCGGGTTTGTAAAACTCCAAACGCACTCATTGTTGGATAGTAAAAACGTTTGTATAATTTAGTCTGCTGATTGCTGTAATCAATCTTTGTTTTGTACAATTGTAATAAAGGATGCAGGCTGTCAGAAGCCTTTTCGTCAAATGCTAATTGTTTTGGAATCTGATTTACAAAAAGCGTATCGGCAATGAAATTTTGTGGTGCAACACCCATTAAATCGACCAATTTGTTGTTTTGTTCTTTGACGAAATTTCTAGCCAGATTCAAAGCGATTTTAGCTTTCGAAACTTCGGCGGTTGCCAATGTAGAATCGACTCCTGCCAACAATCCGTTTTTAACTCGGGCAACAGCTGTCTTTTTGAAAACTTCGGCACGAGTTAGATTTTTTTGTTGTGAAATTAATAACCTTTGGCTTGCCAATAAATTCAAATAAGCTGATGAAATTTTGATTTGCTGTTGAAATTTTTCCTGATTCAAATCTTTTTCTTTCGCCTGAACATCGACTTTCGCCAAATTAATTTTTTCCTGTGTTTTTCCAAAAGTGAAAAAATCCCAGTTCATATTGACCAGATACAAAGCACCAAAAGCGGCGTTCCAGTTTTGCTCTGGCAGTGCTGGTCCGGAAGAAGCAGTTCCTAAACCATTGAAACCATATAAAGCACCATTTTGCCCATTGATAGTTCCATAATCTTGTTGTGCCGATAAATTTAGATTAGGTAAATAATCGCGACGAGTTTGTTGAAGGGTTTCTCGCGAAGCACTTGCGTAATTGCTTTTTGCTTTTACAGAACCATAGTTTTCCAGACCCGTTTGTATCGCTTCTTTCAAAGACAAGGTTTGTGAAAAGCCAGTGGTAGCAAAAATCAAGAAAAATAATAAAGTAATTTTTTTGAAATACATAAAACTCAGATATTGAAATTATGCCCCAAAATTATTTCTCTTAAGCGGATATAAGCCTCCTTAAATGATGTACTGCAATGATAAATGACCAATTCAATTGGTCATTTATTGGGAATAATAATTAAAAAATAGTGGTTAATTTGTAAACTATTTTAGTATTAAAGATGAACAAAAAGTTTAATGATATAATGGAAAATAAATGGTGGCAGGAAATTGCTGTCGTCGGTTTTTCATTTACGATTTATACCTTAAAAAATGATTGGATGTTAATTAGTTCTTTCATTTCGATTTTGATGGGTATTTTTTTCTATTGCATTTTATACATGCACGCCCAGTTCAATCGTTTTTTTATATTACCTATATTATTCAAAGGACAAAGGCCTCTAAGTTATATCTTTTTGACACTTTTAGGAGTGTTGGTGTTTTCGGTAATTCTATATGAAATTACGGAGTTGAATATGTTTAGCAAATGTCATTTGTATCAAAACTCACATCAAAGAAGTTATGTTTATCAATTAGCCAGCGTTTTGGGGACATTGGTTTGTATTTTGAGTCCGATTATTGTTTTTAAATTCTACAGAATCAATAAAAAACAAACTGATGAGACTTTGCTTTTCAACCAAATGCAGTTGAATTCGCTAAAAGGACAATTGAATCCTCATTTTTTATTCAATACTTTTAATACTCTTTACGGAATTAGTCTTGAATTTCCAGAAAGAACGCCCGATTTGATTATGAAAGTGTCGCAATTAATGCGTTACCAACTCGAAAGTAATAACAAACAATGTGTCTCTCTGGAAGATGAATTGGAATTTATAAATAGTTATATTCAACTGGAAAAAGAGCGTGTTGGCTATCGTTGTGAAATCACTTATGATAGTAAAATAGACAATGAGAATGCTTATAAAATTTCTCCAATGTTATTGATTGCTTTTATAGAAAATGCTTTTAAACATGGGACTTGCGCTATCGAAAAATGTTTTGTCCGTATCATTATAACAGTCGAAAATGGATTACTGCATTTGCATGTAGTGAATTCTATTCCGAAGAAAACGGATGTTGTTTCGACAAAAATTGGTTTAAAAAATACGATTGAACGTTTGAATCTAATTTACGGAAAAGAGTATCAATTAGATATTAAAGACGATAAAAATACTTATATTGTAGATTTAAAACTGCAACTTAAAAAGTTTGTATAATGAAGGAACCCAAAAAATGCATTATTGTTGACGACGAACCGGCAGCGCATTATGTTTTGGCGAATTATATCAAACAAAATCCACAATTAGAATTGGTTTTTCAAGGTTATAATGGCATTGAAGCAATGGATTATCTTCGGGAAAACAAAGTAGATCTGATGTTTTTAGATATCAATATGCCCGAAATTTCAGGAATGGAATTGCTAAAAATTCTTCCAATTCACCCCAAAACGATTTTAACGACAGCTTATTCTGAATTTGCTTTGGAAAGTTATGATTATGGTGTGATTGATTATCTTTTGAAACCGATTTATTTTCCACGCTTTTTGAAGGCTATCGAGCGTTTTTTTTCTACAGAAATTATAAAAGCCGAACCCGAAGAAGCAGCTGTCAATTCCATAAGTGTAAAAATTGATGGGTATTTGATAGACATCGAATTAGATCAGCTTTTATATGCGCAAAGTTTTGGTAATTATGTGAAGTTACATACTATCAAAAGAACGTATTTAGCATCAATAACCACAACAGAATTAGAGAAATGCCTGCCCGAAAAAAACTTTATGCGAATTCATAAATCGTACATCGTTGCAATCGATAAAATTGACGATTCGGATAAGGATTTTGTTGTTATCAAAAAAGAAAAATTACCAATTGGAATTACTTACAAAAGAGAATTATCCGACCGATTGAAAAAATAAAAATTAGAAATAAACGTGCTTACTAACTCAATTATTTCAAAATGAAGCCTGCTTGGATTATTCTTTGCAGGTTTTTTTGTTATTTTTTAGTTTGATCAGATCAATTGAGAATAGAATAATAAATTGAAATTTGATAATTCTTTTGATGAATTCTATAATTTGCAATAGCTATAAAATCAGAACTTTATAAAATTATAAACTGCAAAATACTAATAGTTTAAAATATAAAGTTATGGGAGATTATAAAGATTTAAAAGACAGTTCTGCTGTTCAAAAAATAAAAGATTTAGCAGAAAACATAAAAACGTGTATGTTTTGTACATACGATAATAGCGGAAAACTGAATTCAAGACCAATGTCTGCGCAAAAAATTGATGATGAAGGGAATCTTTGGTTTTTATCTGATAAAACCAGTGAAAAGAATCATGAAATTATAGCAAATTCAAAGGTTGAGCTTTTTTTCTCGGCACCTCATGACCAATTTTTGACATTGCATGGTCATGCGGCTATTTTATATGACCGAGAAATTATAAAAGATTTATTTACTCCAATTGTAAAAGTGTGGATGCCTGAGGGCGAAGACGATCCAAATCTAAGTGTTATAAAAGTCGTTCCTAATGAAGGATATTATTGGAATAATAAACATGGAAAAGTAATTGCAGCAGCCAAAATGACTGTAGCATTTATTATAGGAAAAACTATGGACGACGGTATTGAAGGAAATTTGAATTTGTAGAATTCAATAAAAAAGGCAGCTATTTTTTTAAACAGTTGCCTTTTTACATTCTTAGAAATTAGCTTTACCGATTTATTTTATACCTAACTCTTTTAGGAATTGATCAACGTCTTTTGAGTTCCAACCCATGGCTGTTATTATGGCTTTTGCTTTTTTTGCATTTTCTATAGCATTCTTTTTATCATCGATTTTATTATATAATCTGGCTAATAAAAGAGTGCTTTCAGCTGAATTATTAATCTCGATTGAATGTTTAGCCCATGAAATAGATGATTTCAAAGCATCTTTATCAGTTATATGTTCAATATAAACTTTGGAAATACTATTGATTGTTGAATAATCATTCCAAGCCAATTTCTCTACAGATTCTGAAGTAATCTGCTGGTAATTTTTCCAGCTTTTTATACCCTCATACATTTGTAAATCATACTTAAAAACTAATGAATCTACTTTTCTTATATGGATATTTTTTGCAATTATTCTGTTTTTGGAGTAGTTGATAGAATCCAGATAATTCATGTTTTGGGTTAATGTTTTTTTGACCACACTTACAATTTTGGCTTCAACTCTTTTTGGCGAAGCTATTTTTGCAAAATCGTTTTGATTATTTAAGATTGTTTCAAATCCTTTTGAATTCAAATCATTAACGCCATAAGCAACAATTTTCCAATTTATTGGAGTTATCAGTTGGTCTTTGGATTGGGTTGCTAAATACCTGGCTGTTACATTATCACTTTTGTCGGAATCAATACTTTTTCTCAAAGCATTTAAGTAGATCAGACAATTTTCTGGATTTCTTACATCCTCATTGACTTTTCTTTCCAAATAAGGTAATTGTTTATCTGGGTTTAGCGCATTTTTGGCTTCAGTAAGAAATTCTTCGGTGGTGAATTCGCCTCCAGTACTGTAAAGATGAGTTTCTTTTTCGTCCAGAAACAGAAAG
The Flavobacterium sp. 5 DNA segment above includes these coding regions:
- a CDS encoding LytTR family DNA-binding domain-containing protein; the protein is MKEPKKCIIVDDEPAAHYVLANYIKQNPQLELVFQGYNGIEAMDYLRENKVDLMFLDINMPEISGMELLKILPIHPKTILTTAYSEFALESYDYGVIDYLLKPIYFPRFLKAIERFFSTEIIKAEPEEAAVNSISVKIDGYLIDIELDQLLYAQSFGNYVKLHTIKRTYLASITTTELEKCLPEKNFMRIHKSYIVAIDKIDDSDKDFVVIKKEKLPIGITYKRELSDRLKK
- a CDS encoding pyridoxamine 5'-phosphate oxidase family protein, coding for MGDYKDLKDSSAVQKIKDLAENIKTCMFCTYDNSGKLNSRPMSAQKIDDEGNLWFLSDKTSEKNHEIIANSKVELFFSAPHDQFLTLHGHAAILYDREIIKDLFTPIVKVWMPEGEDDPNLSVIKVVPNEGYYWNNKHGKVIAAAKMTVAFIIGKTMDDGIEGNLNL
- a CDS encoding thioredoxin family protein, which gives rise to MKTFIKHTFILILLFVTVTTKAQTSINFIQNDYKLALEQSKVSKKTIFVMVYATWCTHCNKMKNTVLKEPTVITFFNSNFINVMMDSETPIGKEFMKKYNIKSFPVFLFLDEKETHLYSTGGEFTTEEFLTEAKNALNPDKQLPYLERKVNEDVRNPENCLIYLNALRKSIDSDKSDNVTARYLATQSKDQLITPINWKIVAYGVNDLNSKGFETILNNQNDFAKIASPKRVEAKIVSVVKKTLTQNMNYLDSINYSKNRIIAKNIHIRKVDSLVFKYDLQMYEGIKSWKNYQQITSESVEKLAWNDYSTINSISKVYIEHITDKDALKSSISWAKHSIEINNSAESTLLLARLYNKIDDKKNAIENAKKAKAIITAMGWNSKDVDQFLKELGIK